A region from the Oligoflexia bacterium genome encodes:
- the purM gene encoding phosphoribosylformylglycinamidine cyclo-ligase → MSEKSLSYSDAGVDIKKGDDFVNNIKPLAKETFHKHVQNNIGGFASVASIPSEYKEPMIVTATDGVGTKLLLARELNHYEQLGQDLVAMCVNDLLTLGASPFLFLDYYACDSINLQQATEIIKSIAKACKLSGCALVGGETAEMPGLYAKNDFDLSGFCVGLVDKANIIDGKNIEEGDVVIGLPSSGVHSNGFSLVRKVIEHAELKLNETYPGFETSLGQSLLKGTRIYVKTVLSMLKQGLKIKGMAHITGGGIAGNLSRILPSHCDAIIKKDTWQIPTLFSFLQSKGNIDQEEMFKTFNMGLGYLLVCSLEDSKKLLENYLDAVVVGSIKSGNQKVSLV, encoded by the coding sequence ATGTCGGAAAAAAGTTTAAGTTATAGTGATGCGGGTGTGGATATAAAAAAAGGCGATGATTTTGTAAATAATATTAAGCCTTTGGCCAAAGAAACCTTTCATAAACATGTTCAAAATAATATTGGAGGCTTTGCTTCTGTGGCCAGTATTCCAAGTGAATATAAAGAGCCAATGATTGTTACTGCCACAGATGGTGTTGGTACTAAATTGCTTTTAGCGCGTGAGTTAAATCATTATGAGCAACTGGGCCAGGATTTAGTAGCTATGTGCGTTAATGACTTATTAACTTTAGGGGCTAGTCCTTTTTTATTTTTAGACTACTATGCTTGTGATTCAATAAACCTTCAGCAAGCAACAGAAATTATAAAAAGTATAGCTAAAGCTTGTAAACTGTCAGGCTGTGCATTGGTTGGTGGAGAAACCGCAGAAATGCCAGGCTTATATGCCAAAAATGATTTTGATTTAAGTGGTTTTTGTGTTGGGTTGGTTGATAAAGCAAACATTATTGATGGAAAAAATATAGAAGAAGGTGATGTTGTTATTGGATTGCCGTCTTCAGGTGTTCATTCTAATGGTTTTAGTCTAGTGAGAAAAGTGATTGAGCATGCTGAATTAAAATTAAACGAAACCTACCCAGGTTTTGAAACAAGCCTTGGTCAAAGTTTATTAAAAGGAACCCGTATCTATGTAAAGACTGTATTGTCTATGCTAAAACAGGGACTAAAAATAAAAGGTATGGCACATATTACTGGTGGGGGTATTGCAGGAAACCTGAGTAGAATTTTACCAAGTCATTGTGATGCTATAATCAAAAAAGATACATGGCAGATTCCAACACTGTTTTCTTTTTTACAAAGCAAAGGTAATATTGACCAAGAAGAAATGTTTAAGACATTTAACATGGGGCTAGGCTATCTTTTAGTTTGTTCACTAGAAGACAGTAAGAAGCTACTAGAAAATTATTTAGATGCTGTTGTTGTAGGGTCTATTAAGTCAGGCAACCAGAAAGTCAGTCTTGTTTAA
- the infA gene encoding translation initiation factor IF-1 — MAREDLVLIEGKVIEVAAGGNFMVEGPNGMRIAAKLAGKLRRKHIRVILGDHVTVGVSPYDPSHGLITYRGKDPALSRS, encoded by the coding sequence TTGGCAAGAGAAGATTTAGTTTTAATTGAAGGAAAAGTGATTGAAGTCGCGGCTGGTGGTAACTTTATGGTTGAAGGACCCAATGGCATGCGAATCGCAGCAAAACTTGCCGGCAAACTAAGAAGAAAACATATACGCGTTATTCTTGGAGACCACGTTACAGTTGGTGTCTCTCCTTATGATCCTAGCCACGGTTTAATTACATACAGAGGCAAAGACCCTGCTTTGAGCAGATCTTAA
- the smpB gene encoding SsrA-binding protein SmpB, protein MAKNTPPTQFAHNRQAKHNYQIIDSFEVGCVLLGSEVKSIRQGNVQLKEGYANIVKDELFLEGVYIKPYENTGGHSAPKSVRTRKLLMHKKQIQNLAMQIAQQRLSLVPMKLYLKNGKIKLELGLGKGKKAHDKRESIKQRDVERDLLRYNR, encoded by the coding sequence ATGGCAAAAAACACACCTCCAACACAATTTGCCCACAATAGACAAGCAAAACATAATTATCAAATCATTGACAGCTTTGAGGTTGGCTGCGTTCTTTTGGGTAGTGAAGTAAAATCTATTCGCCAAGGCAATGTCCAACTCAAAGAAGGTTATGCAAATATTGTTAAAGATGAGCTTTTTTTAGAAGGAGTTTACATTAAACCCTATGAAAACACAGGTGGACATAGCGCTCCAAAATCAGTCAGAACAAGGAAACTGTTGATGCATAAAAAACAAATTCAAAATTTGGCGATGCAAATTGCTCAACAACGATTAAGTCTTGTTCCAATGAAATTGTATCTAAAAAATGGTAAAATTAAATTAGAGCTTGGTTTAGGTAAAGGTAAAAAAGCTCATGATAAGCGAGAAAGTATTAAACAACGTGATGTTGAAAGAGATCTTTTGCGCTATAACCGTTAA
- a CDS encoding DUF502 domain-containing protein, with translation MRIFNALKKILKHYFLLGLFVLLPFYITLKFFMLVFGFFESILRIHDGTFLYIIPADFHPNYLLGYKVPGLDIAVTIFFIILVGILSRNYFGHTLIKLGDRIIDQIPLARSIHRVAKEILKNFTAEDHYNQFKRVILIEYPRKGLYTMAFVTSDQQKYFSRITGKKLLNVFVPTSPNPTSGYLILVPEEETIPTDFGIEAAFKLVVSGGMVSVDFENPEVL, from the coding sequence ATGAGAATTTTCAACGCATTAAAAAAAATTTTAAAACATTACTTTTTATTAGGTTTATTTGTCTTGTTACCTTTTTACATCACCTTAAAGTTTTTTATGTTGGTGTTCGGTTTTTTTGAAAGTATTTTACGTATTCACGACGGTACTTTTCTTTATATAATCCCAGCCGATTTTCATCCTAACTATTTACTTGGCTATAAAGTCCCGGGCTTGGACATAGCAGTGACAATTTTCTTTATAATTTTAGTTGGCATTTTAAGTCGAAATTATTTTGGACATACTTTAATTAAATTGGGAGATCGTATTATTGACCAAATCCCTCTTGCACGCTCTATACATCGTGTTGCCAAAGAAATTTTAAAAAACTTTACTGCAGAAGATCATTACAATCAATTCAAGCGCGTTATCCTAATAGAATATCCCAGAAAAGGTTTGTATACTATGGCTTTTGTAACCAGCGATCAGCAAAAGTATTTTTCTCGTATTACTGGTAAAAAGCTTCTTAATGTTTTTGTTCCAACATCCCCTAACCCAACAAGTGGTTACTTAATTCTTGTTCCAGAAGAAGAAACAATTCCCACAGATTTTGGCATAGAAGCTGCTTTTAAATTAGTTGTTTCAGGTGGGATGGTTAGCGTCGATTTTGAAAATCCAGAGGTTTTGTGA
- a CDS encoding DMT family transporter, whose translation MKSIQYFIPIILGLIVPLQALANAKLGDKLGHPLWGALFNFIVAISCISSSILFFGLEKPNFSHLSIKQSYLFFGGLVGALYIFTSLFYVPRIGGLIFFSTMIAVQLIASLVYDHYGILGKTLTITPEKILGILLLLAGTFLVSK comes from the coding sequence ATGAAATCAATACAGTACTTCATTCCTATCATTTTAGGCCTAATTGTCCCTTTACAAGCTTTAGCCAATGCAAAATTGGGAGATAAATTAGGGCACCCTTTATGGGGAGCCTTGTTTAACTTCATTGTTGCAATCAGCTGTATTAGCAGCTCTATTCTTTTTTTTGGTTTAGAAAAACCTAATTTTTCTCACCTGAGCATTAAACAAAGTTATCTTTTTTTTGGTGGACTTGTAGGAGCCTTGTATATTTTTACCAGTCTATTTTACGTCCCTAGAATAGGAGGCCTAATCTTTTTCAGTACTATGATTGCTGTACAGCTTATTGCTTCTCTTGTTTATGACCACTACGGAATATTGGGCAAAACCTTAACTATAACCCCAGAAAAAATTTTAGGTATTCTTCTACTATTAGCTGGAACTTTTTTGGTTTCAAAGTAA